Proteins found in one Aspergillus puulaauensis MK2 DNA, chromosome 8, nearly complete sequence genomic segment:
- a CDS encoding RNA helicase SLH1 (COG:A;~EggNog:ENOG410PGAG;~InterPro:IPR014756,IPR004179,IPR027417,IPR003593, IPR035892,IPR001650,IPR036390,IPR014001,IPR011545;~PFAM:PF02889,PF00271,PF04851,PF00270;~go_function: GO:0003676 - nucleic acid binding [Evidence IEA];~go_function: GO:0005524 - ATP binding [Evidence IEA]), giving the protein MNGAGSIESQWLAQLAAMRQAIADLNLTKNPANDQLAYGSDLDLDLDENSSSAGTVDDVWDLISSDDESTSGLDEIDDLPSPPPSSELYDQTWLQQRCQLLAYQQPGMDANDTTQQLIAALATDSGDDELQMSLAEIVGFDDLDFVIELITHRKEILGSLDAGPRKTQAQTDGLAAGTLQTRAEREQALRHQDYQHKNAALLPEQARQEPKYPHVFKSHDSRNVLALNGKSYGLPLGSRQVDEPKYTEVEVPASKVGTLGQQQKLVPISSLDGLCQGTFKGYKTLNRMQSLLYDVAYKTSENMLICAPTGAGKTDAAMLTILNAVGKNTVPNPVEEPDATEFSVLVDDFKIVYVAPMKALAAEVTEKLGKRLAWLGIKVRELTGDMQLTKREIMETQIIVTTPEKWDVVTRKSTGDTELVQKVRLLIIDEVHMLHDERGAVIESLVARTQRQVESTQSLIRIVGLSATLPNYVDVADFLKVNKMAGLFFFDSSFRPVPLEQHFIGVKGKPGSKQSRENIDTVAFEKVRDMLERGHQVMVFVHSRKDTVLTARMMKQMAVQDGCEALFSCHEHENYSNALRDMKHARARELRDLFSSGFGTHHAGMSRSDRNLMERMFSEGLIKVLCCTATLAWGVNLPAAAVVIKGTQLYNPQEGKFVDLGILDVMQIFGRAGRPQFQDTGIGFICTTHDKLNHYLSAVTSQQPIESRFSGRLVDNLNAEISLGTVTSIPEAVQWLGYSYLFVRMKREPRNYGIDYAEMIDDPMLVQRRRQLIIQAALVLQKSQMIIYNEKTEELRAKDVGRIASQYYVLQTSIEIFNELMRPRSGEADVLRMISMSGEFDNIQSRDSESKELTRLREEAVQTEVEGGNDSAHAKTNILLQSYISRARLEDFALVSDTGYVAQNAARICRALFMIALNRHWGYQCQVLLSMCKSIEKQMWPFDHPFRQFDLPQPILRNLDERLPSSSVESMRDMETAELGELVHNTKMGKTLGKLLDNFPTLSVEAEIAPLNRDVLRVRLNLYPEFTWNDRHHGASESYWVWVENSETSEIYHHEYFILSRKKLYDEHELNFTIPLSDPLPSQIYVRAISDRWLGAETVTPISFQHLIRPDTESVYTDLLDLQPLPVSALNNPILEELYGQRFQYFNPMQTQLFHVLYHTPANVLLGSPTGSGKTVAAELAMWWAFRERPGSKVVYIAPMKALVRERVMDWGKRVTAPMGLKLVELTGDNTPDTRTIRDADIIITTPEKWDGISRSWQTRDYVRKVSLVIIDEIHLLGGDRGPILEIIVSRMNYIASRSKGSVRLMGMSTACANASDLANWLGVKEGLYNFRHSVRPVPLEIFIDGFPEQRGFCPLMQSMNRPTFLAIKNHSPEKPVIVFVASRRQTRLTAKDLINFCGMEDNPRRFVRMSEDDLQLNLERVKDEALREALSFGIGLHHAGLVESDRQLAEELFANNKIQILVATSTLAWGVNLPAHLVVVKGTQFFDAKIEGYRDMDLTDVLQMLGRAGRPQFDSSGIARIFTQDSKKAFYKHFLHTGFPVESTLHKVLDNHLGAEVSAGTMTTKQDALDYLTWTFFFRRLHKNPSYYGLEISADQHNSLEAQSLAQDFMIDLVDKSLGELSESSCIIFDSATGEVDATPFGKIMSYYYLAHKTIRYLLSHAKPAPTFHDVLSWMCSATEFDELPVRHNEDLINAELSRNLPLSVEPMGDLPMWDPHVKAFLLLQAYMSRIDLPISDYVGDQTSVLDQSIRIIQASIDAMAELGYTAACRTFINLLQCIKSARWPEDHPLSILPGIEPSTNTTEKIQSLPTSLTALTSLPHGAISSLPGKVHLPGPTQAQFTKATTQLPRLAVAIPQTSERGITVTLTRKNNPTNPDFRIYAPRFPKPQTEGFFLLVCAAKSDGLDGDLVGLKRVSWPMGNNNSATRDSGKGNWKGPNKNNGKGRGHGPVTTNSTVKFPKGLPVPAAVNVRVISDSYPGMEWVVSGVEVLGGIGGSGKGTEVESQRQVVSESSVPAKE; this is encoded by the coding sequence ATGAACGGAGCTGGCTCTATCGAGTCGCAGTGGCTGGCTCAACTGGCCGCCATGCGCCAGGCCATCGCAGACCTGAACCTCACGAAAAACCCCGCCAACGATCAGCTCGCGTACGGCAGCGACCTTGACCTCGATCTCGACGAGAATTCCTCGTCTGCCGGAACAGTTGACGATGTCTGGGATCTAATCAGCTCCGACGACGAGTCCACCAGCGGACTAGACGAAATCGACGATCTaccctcccctcctccctcttccgaGCTGTACGATCAAAcatggctgcagcagagaTGCCAATTACTCGCCTACCAACAACCCGGGATGGATGCGAACGACACGACACAACAACTCATTGCTGCGCTAGCTACGGATAGTGGCGACGATGAGCTGCAGATGTCGCTGGCTGAGATCGTGGGGTTTGACGATCTGGATTTTGTAATCGAGTTGATCACGCACCGGAAGGAGATACTCGGGAGCCTGGACGCTGGACCGAGGAAGACACAGGCGCAGACAGACGGATTGGCGGCGGGGACATTGCAGACAAGGGCTGAGAGGGAGCAGGCTCTCCGACACCAGGATTACCAGCATAAGAACGCGGCTTTGCTGCCGGAACAGGCTCGACAGGAACCGAAATACCCGCATGTTTTCAAATCGCATGACTCCAGGAATGTGCTTGCCTTAAATGGGAAGAGTTACGGGCTGCCGCTAGGGAGTAGGCAGGTTGACGAACCGAAGTATACCGAGGTCGAAGTTCCAGCTTCGAAAGTTGGCACACTTGGACAACAGCAGAAGCTGGTTCCGATTTCGTCTTTGGATGGCCTTTGTCAAGGTACCTTCAAGGGGTATAAGACGTTGAACAGAATGCAGAGCTTACTGTATGATGTTGCCTACAAGACGAGTGAGAACATGCTCATTTGCGCACCCACTGGTGCGGGTAAGACGGACGCTGCTATGCTTACGATTTTGAATGCTGTTGGAAAGAATACGGTTCCCAATCCGGTGGAAGAGCCCGATGCAACTGAGTTCTCGGTTCTAGTGGACGACTTCAAGATTGTCTATGTGGCTCCCATGAAagccctcgcagcagaaGTCACTGAAAAGCTCGGAAAACGTCTTGCGTGGCTCGGAATAAAAGTTCGTGAGCTGACTGGTGACATGCAGTTGACGAAGCGGGAGATCATGGAAACCCAGATCATCGTAACCACCCCTGAAAAATGGGACGTGGTGACCCGCAAGAGCACAGGAGACACAGAGCTTGTGCAAAAGGTCCGCTTGTTGATTATTGATGAGGTTCATATGCTTCACGATGAGCGTGGTGCGGTCATCGAGTCATTGGTGGCTCGTACTCAGAGGCAGGTCGAAAGCACCCAATCGCTTATTCGCATCGTCGGTCTGTCAGCAACACTTCCAAACTATGTCGATGTTGCCGATTTCCTCAAGGTCAACAAGATGGCGggacttttcttttttgattcGTCTTTCCGACCAGTACCTCTCGAACAGCATTTTATTGGCGTCAAAGGGAAGCCGGGCTCTAAACAATCTCGCGAGAATATCGATACTGTTGCTTTTGAGAAGGTCCGGGACATGCTTGAACGAGGCCATCAGGTCATGGTGTTCGTGCACTCGCGCAAAGACACAGTGTTGACAGCTCGGATGATGAAGCAAATGGCTGTCCAAGATGGATGCGAGGCGCTCTTCAGCTGCCACGAACACGAAAACTATTCTAACGCTCTTCGGGATATGAAGCATGCGCGCGCTCGCGAACTTCGTGACTTATTTTCTAGTGGATTCGGTACCCATCATGCTGGAATGAGCCGAAGTGACCGAAACCTCATGGAGCGTATGTTCTCGGAGGGGCTCATCAAGGTCCTCTGTTGTACAGCTACCCTTGCTTGGGGTGTTAACCTCCCGGCAGCGGCAGTCGTTATCAAGGGAACTCAACTGTACAATCCCCAGGAGGGTAAATTCGTCGACCTTGGTATATTGGATGTCATGCAGATTTTTGGTCGTGCTGGTCGTCCCCAGTTCCAGGATACAGGTATTGGATTCATCTGTACAACTCATGACAAGCTGAACCATTATCTCTCTGCGGTTACTTCGCAGCAGCCGATTGAATCTCGCTTTTCTGGCCGACTTGTGGACAACTTGAATGCCGAAATCTCGCTCGGAACAGTCACGTCCATTCCGGAAGCAGTGCAATGGCTGGGATATTCCTATCTATTTGTTCGCATGAAACGGGAGCCTCGAAACTATGGTATCGACTATGCTGAAATGATAGACGACCCTATGCTGGTCCAGAGGCGTCGCCAGCTAATCATCCAGGCAGCCCTCGTCCTGCAAAAGAGTCAGATGATCATCTACAACGAGAAAACGGAAGAACTCCGAGCTAAAGATGTTGGGCGGATTGCAAGTCAATACTACGTCCTGCAGACAAGTATTGAGATTTTCAACGAGCTGATGCGGCCCCGATCTGGCGAGGCGGACGTTTTGCGAATGATTAGTATGAGTGGTGAATTCGACAACATCCAATCTCGCGATAGTGAGTCGAAAGAGCTCACTAGACTTCGCGAGGAAGCAGTCCAGACTGAAGTGGAAGGTGGAAATGATTCTGCACATGCCAAGACTAACATTCTACTCCAGTCCTACATTTCCCGTGCTAGACTTGAGGATTTTGCGTTGGTCTCCGACACGGGATATGTCGCCCAGAACGCGGCACGTATCTGTCGCGCTTTGTTCATGATTGCCTTGAACCGGCACTGGGGATATCAATGTCAGGTACTCCTTTCCATGTGCAAGTCCATCGAAAAGCAGATGTGGCCTTTCGATCACCCTTTCCGTCAATTCGACCTGCCGCAGCCAATTTTGAGGAACCTGGATGAGAGATTACCGTCATCATCGGTCGAATCAATGAGGGACATGGAAACCGCAGAACTTGGCGAACTTGTCCACAACACTAAGATGGGAAAGACACTGGGAAAGCTGTTGGATAATTTCCCGACTCTTAGTGTTGAGGCCGAGATTGCACCACTGAATCGCGATGTTTTGCGAGTTCGCTTAAACCTCTATCCCGAATTCACTTGGAATGATCGACACCATGGCGCATCCGAGTCTTACTGGGTTTGGGTTGAGAACTCAGAGACATCGGAGATCTATCACCACGAATATTTCATTctgagcaggaagaagctctATGATGAACACGAACTGAACTTTACCATTCCACTTTCGGATCCCCTGCCCAGCCAAATATATGTTCGAGCCATATCTGATCGTTGGCTGGGAGCGGAGACGGTTACCCCAATATCATTCCAGCACCTGATTCGCCCGGACACCGAGAGTGTCTATACGGACCTTCTGGATCTACAGCCTCTCCCTGTATCTGCTTTGAATAACCCAATTCTTGAAGAACTTTACGGACAGCGCTTTCAGTACTTCAACCCAATGCAGACCCAGCTCTTCCACGTTCTTTATCATACGCCAGCAAACGTGCTACTTGGATCACCAACAGGTAGTGGAAAGACGGTTGCTGCGGAGTTGGCCATGTGGTGGGCTTTCAGAGAGCGGCCTGGATCCAAGGTGGTATACATTGCACCTATGAAAGCGCTTGTTCGCGAGCGTGTTATGGACTGGGGAAAGCGAGTCACGGCGCCCATGGGATTGAAACTGGTTGAATTGACTGGTGACAACACACCTGACACACGGACAATCCGTGACGCAGATATTATCATCACCACTCCAGAAAAGTGGGACGGTATCTCGCGTAGCTGGCAAACCAGAGATTATGTTCGGAAGGTGAGCCTAGTTATCATCGACGAGATTCACCTGCTTGGCGGTGACCGTGGACCTATTCTCGAGATCATCGTGTCACGTATGAACTATATCGCTTCGCGGTCGAAAGGCTCAGTTCGACTAATGGGTATGTCGACGGCTTGCGCAAATGCATCGGATCTTGCCAACTGGTTAGGAGTCAAGGAAGGACTGTACAATTTCCGGCACTCCGTGCGGCCTGTTCCTCTAGAGATTTTCATTGACGGATTCCCGGAACAACGTGGATTCTGTCCGCTCATGCAGTCGATGAATCGGCCAACCTTCCTTGCCATCAAGAACCACTCACCCGAGAAGCCTGTGATTGTATTTGTCGCTTCTCGTAGACAGACTCGCTTGACCGCCAAGGACTTGATCAATTTCTGTGGAATGGAGGATAACCCGCGTCGCTTTGTTCGTATGTCAGAGGATGATCTACAGCTGAACCTCGAACGGGTCAAGGATGAGGCTTTGCGTGAGGCGCTGTCCTTTGGTATCGGTCTTCACCATGCCGGTTTGGTAGAGTCTGACCGACAATTGGCGGAAGAACTCTTCGCGAATAACAAGATTCAGATCCTTGTAGCCACTAGCACTCTCGCTTGGGGTGTTAACCTTCCTGCACATCTTGTTGTCGTCAAAGGAACCCAATTCTTTGACGCGAAAATTGAAGGATACAGGGATATGGACCTGACGGATGTTTTGCAAATGTTGGGTCGTGCTGGGCGCCCTCAGTTCGATTCATCTGGTATTGCGCGTATCTTCACGCAAGACTCGAAGAAAGCATTCTATAAACACTTCCTGCATACTGGCTTCCCTGTTGAGTCGACACTGCACAAGGTTTTGGATAACCACTTGGGCGCCGAAGTATCTGCTGGGACCATGACCACTAAGCAAGACGCCCTGGACTATCTTACTTGGACGTTCTTCTTCCGACGTTTGCATAAGAACCCATCGTACTATGGCCTTGAGATTTCAGCAGACCAGCACAACTCCCTTGAAGCACAGTCGTTAGCACAGGATTTCATGATTGACCTTGTCGATAAGTCACTCGGCGAGTTATCGGAGTCCAGCTGTATCATTTTCGACTCGGCTACCGGCGAGGTCGATGCAACTCCATTCGGAAAAATCATGAGTTACTACTACCTTGCACACAAAACAATTCGTTACCTGCTCTCCCACGCAAAGCCTGCGCCAACCTTCCATGATGTGCTCAGCTGGATGTGCTCCGCTACTGAGTTCGACGAACTCCCTGTTCGTCACAACGAAGACCTCATCAACGCCGAACTCTCGCGCAATCTGCCCCTCTCCGTCGAACCGATGGGCGACCTCCCGATGTGGGATCCTCATGTCAAggccttccttctcctccaagcTTATATGTCGCGCATTGATCTTCCCATCTCTGATTATGTCGGAGACCAAACTTCCGTCCTCGACCAGAGTATCCGTATTATCCAGGCTTCAATTGACGCAATGGCCGAACTAGGCTACACAGCTGCGTGCCGCACATTCATAAACCTGCTGCAGTGCATTAAATCCGCGCGATGGCCAGAGGACCACCCCCTCTCTATCCTCCCAGGCATCGAACCatccaccaacaccaccgaaAAAATCCAATCACTCCCCACCTCTCTAACAGCCCTAACCTCCCTTCCACATGGCGcaatctcctctcttcccGGGAAGGTGCACCTCCCAGGCCCGACACAAGCCCAATTTACAAAAGCGACCACCCAGCTCCCCCGCCTCGCAGTCGCGATTCCCCAAACCTCCGAACGGGGAATAACTGTCACCCTAACACGCAAAAACAACCCCACAAACCCAGACTTCAGGATTTACGCGCCGCGATTCCCGAAGCCCCAAACAGAGGGATTCTTCTTACTCGTTTGCGCAGCCAAATCagatggcctggatggggATCTTGTGGGTCTCAAGCGCGTTTCATGGCCCATGGGAAATAACAACAGCGCAACCCGGGACAGCGGCAAAGGAAACTGGAAGGGCCCGAACAAGAACAATGGCAAGGGCCGAGGACACGGTCCCGTTACGACAAACTCCACAGTGAAGTTCCCCAAGGGCCTCCCTGTCCCCGCAGCTGTCAATGTGCGGGTGATTAGTGACTCTTATCCGGGAATGGAGTGGGTTGTTTCCggtgttgaggttcttgGTGGGATTGGTGGTAGTGGTAAAGGCACGGAGGTTGAGAGCCAGAGACAGGTTGTTTCCGAGTCGAGTGTTCCGGCGAAAGAGTGA
- a CDS encoding GNAT family N-acetyltransferase (COG:E;~EggNog:ENOG410PPYP;~InterPro:IPR000182,IPR016181;~PFAM:PF08445,PF00583;~go_function: GO:0008080 - N-acetyltransferase activity [Evidence IEA]), which translates to MAAQPTIRLATAEDVPLILQFIRELADYEKALHEVEATESSLLATLSFPNDAPKRGSVYTALITPPPTPETPSPIPVGMALFFYNYSTWRAAPGIYLEDLYVQPVARGNGYGFQLLKWLAAKVVEVKGRRLEWSVLTWNEPSIQFYKQVGAKPMDEWLKMMVEGEALDKLAEGV; encoded by the exons ATGGCAGCCCAGCCGACAATCAGACTCGCAACCGCCGAGG ACGTCCCGCTAATCCTCCAGTTCATCCGCGAGCTCGCCGACTACGAAAAAGCCCTGCATGAAGTCGAAGCGACCGAATCCTCGCTCCTCGCAACGCTATCCTTCCCCAACGACGCTCCCAAGCGGGGCTCCGTCTACACCGCGCTGATTACTCCGCCCCCAACCCCCGAAACGCCCTCACCCATCCCCGTCGGCATGGCATTGTTCTTCTACAACTACTCGACGTGGCGCGCCGCCCCCGGAATCTACCTCGAGGATCTATACGTGCAGCCTGTGGCGCGGGGGAACGGGTACGGGTTCCAGCTGCTGAAGTGGCTTGCGGCAAAGGTAGTAGAGGTGAAGGGCCGGCGGCTGGAATGGAGTGTTTTGACCTGGAACGAGCCCAGTATCCAGTTTTATAAACAAGTTGGGGCGAAGCCGATGGACGagtggttgaagatgatggttGAGGGGGAGGCGTTGGACAAGTTGGCGGAGGGAGTATGA
- a CDS encoding sugar phosphate isomerase/epimerase family protein (COG:G;~EggNog:ENOG410Q1CY;~InterPro:IPR013022,IPR036237;~PFAM:PF01261), with amino-acid sequence MSLPNKIAIGTSCLGQHPSHILDHKIRAAAQQGFQGLEIVYADLERYSNTLQIPLSTGAKQIRQLSDDLGLTIISLAPFENFEGTKTPLKERLAVAQRWLDLARILGATYLQVPSQYGTDSIRDEAVIVSEMQQLADLASSLSPVISIAYEPLSWGVAYSTWDDVLRLTQLVDRDNFGICLDTFHETTKLWASPFTDSGVYPDGPEKLAASLRRFVTSIPVEKLFYVQLSDAERFDPPFSKSHPWYLEGEAPEFTWSKHARPYPLETEYGGYTPITDVVQTWLVDVQFKGWVSMEIFDRRMRDEAYKPETAAERGRRSWEKVQAGVSGGSKL; translated from the exons ATGTCTCTTCCCAACAAAATCGCAATTGGCACCTCATGCCTGGGCCAACACCCATCTCACATATTAGACCACAAGATCCGCGCCGCGGCGCAACAAGGCTTCCAGGGCCTTGAAATCGTCTACGCCGATCTAGAGCGCTACAGCAACACCCTCCAAATCCCTCTATCCACCGGCGCAAAGCAGATCCGCCAATTAAGCGACGACTTGGGTCTGACAATCATCTCACTTGCACCCTTTGAGAACTTTGAGGGCACAAAGACCCCTCTTAAGGAGCGTCTCGCCGTCGCTCAGCGCTGGCTTGATCTCGCGCGCATCCTAGGCGCAACATACCTCCAAGTCCCGTCACAGTATGGCACAGACAGTATTCGCGATGAGGCCGTGATCGTCTcggagatgcagcagcttgCAGATTTGGCTAGTTCGCTGTCGCCTGTTATCTCTATTGCGTACGAGCCCTTATCGTGGGGCGTCGCCTACTCGACCTGGGACGATGTCCTTCGTCTCACACAGCTCGTTGACCGCGATAATTTCGGAATTTGCCTGGATACATTCCACGAGACTACAAAGCTCTGGGCGAGCCCATTCACAGACTCGGGAGTCTACCCTGACGGCCCCGAAAAGCTGGCTGCCTCGCTGCGTCGCTTTGTGACGAGCATTCCCGTTGAAAAGCTCTTCTATGTACAGCTATCTGATGCCGAACGATTCGATCCCCCGTTCTCAAAGAGCCATCCCTGGTACCTCGAGGGCGAGGCACCGGAGTTTACATGGTCGAAGCACGCGCGTCCTTACCCGCTTGAGACAGAATATGGAGGGTATACGCCTATTACCGATGTGGTACAGACTTGGCTTGTTGATGTCCAGTTCAAAGGGTGGGTCTCCATGGAGATTTTCGATCGGCGAATGCGTGATGAGGCGTATAAGCCTGAGACCGCGGCCGAGAGAGGACGGAGGTCTTGGGAGAAGGTCCAGGCTGGTGTGAGCGGGGGTTCGAAG CTCTAA
- a CDS encoding uncharacterized protein (COG:S;~EggNog:ENOG410PT9N): MARGMLGKPRSPPQTQGISQPRLRYTDALPRSDLRDIDRGVSYSRPIHQPVKGAQYSNTSQGRDISRATNAPPSGFDFHLTAPPNEPLRTSDTPLGVDEAMIGIALGSPRLLEPRNMPSQKQRLPPPTPPDDESPPSALQRKSSKWRKIGGLFKAKNALASNANTTKPFYQVRAPNDNPQQGSTHSVDYKSRRRPGTKTGPIENTEVWPCLVSENEALAHKQDSSKPKVPGSFLQVEIPQVEMERYSVMFGGLLNNNRPSLLDRRSKTLDNVTIPGRGSPPPLGPPQRRATSPAPSRSPNFTLFPTMPSSKASKVLGTQNLPQAPNYLRRPQTSPEDAPHKRLSDEKNQRTLTPDNRSQTQASHRPQASVTSFLSATSIGSDDEPLLIHKVEPVRTYAGMKEPNWDIINRKATSDNPKELTVNTRELRSDSNSTTGSIGTAKSSPILSPLVSSRPVVSPSANETALFPPPRTTSRRENVSIPTIEVSVARSVSVSKGKKQVIVPVKPRANQWNSSNERLVARQAKTPTVTNPQYGHRPGLSQDVRIETA, translated from the exons ATGGCCCGAGGGATGTTAGGGAAACCACGCTCGCCGCCACAGACGCAGGGTATTTCCCAGCCGCGGTTGAGATATACAGATGCACTGCCGAGAAGTGACCTGCGGGACATTGACCGCGGCGTCAGTTACAGCCGCCCAATCCACCAGCCCGTCAAAGGCGCGCAATACTCCAACACATCACAGGGACGCGATATAAGCAGAGCCACGAATGCTCCTCCCTCCGGCTTCGATTTCCACCTTACTGCACCTCCAAATGAACCATTGCGTACGTCGGATACGCCCCTTGGAGTGGATGAGGCGATGATTGGCATTGCCCTAGGAAGCCCGCGGTTGTTGGAACCACGTAACATGCCATCTCAAAAACAACGACTCCCACCACCGACACCTCCGGACGATGAGAGTCCTCCTTCGGCGTTACAGCGGAAGTCGAGCAAATGGAGGAAGATTGGGGGCCTGTTCAAAGCAAAGAACGCCCTTGCTTCGAACGCAAACACCACTAAACCATTTTACCAGGTTCGCGCTCCGAACGACAATCCGCAGCAGGGTTCTACTCATTCGGTAGACTACAAGTCTCGGCGGAGGCCTGGTACCAAGACTGGGCCTATTGAGAATACAGAAGTATGGCCGTGTCTTGTTTCGGAAAATGAAGCTTTAGCTCACAAGCAAGACTCCTCCAAGCCGAAAGTTCCTGGGTCGTTTCTCCAGGTTGAAATCCCGCAAGTAGAAATGGAAAGGTACAGCGTGATGTTTGGTGGTCTTCTAAACAACAATCGGCCCTCGCTGTTGGATAGACGAAGCAAGACACTAGACAATGTGACCATTCCTGGTAGAGGG TCACCTCCCCCGCTGGGCCCGCCGCAACGACGAGCCACCTCCCCAGCACCCTCAAGATCCCCCAATTTTACCCTGTTCCCGACAATGCCATCTAGTAAAGCTTCGAAAGTTCTAGGGACCCAGAACCTACCCCAAGCTCCAAATTATTTACGCAGACCTCAGACGTCTCCGGAAGACGCACCTCACAAAAGGCTATCAGACGAAAAGAACCAACGCACACTCACACCAGACAACCGATCTCAAACGCAAGCATCCCACCGGCCGCAGGCCTCCGTCACATCGTTTCTCTCTGCGACCTCAATCGGGTCCGACGATGAACCATTGCTCATCCACAAAGTCGAACCAGTCCGCACCTACGCCGGTATGAAAGAACCAAACTGGGATATCATCAACCGCAAAGCAACCTCCGACAACCCAAAGGAACTCACTGTCAACACACGAGAACTCCGCTCGGACTCAAATAGCACCACCGGCTCAATCGGCACAGCCAAATCCTCCCCGATCTTGTCGCCATTAGTCTCCTCTCGCCCCGTCGTATCACCCTCAGCCAACGAGACCGCCCTCTTTCCCCCACCACGGACAACATCCCGACGTGAAAATGTATCAATTCCAACGATTGAAGTCTCCGTTGCGCGCTCCGTCTCCGTGTCAAAGGGCAAAAAGCAGGTTATTGTCCCGGTTAAGCCGAGGGCCAATCAGTGGAACTCTAGCAACGAGAGACTCGTCGCGAGGCAGGCCAAAACGCCGACGGTTACGAATCCGCAATACGGCCATAGGCCGGGCCTTTCGCAGGACGTGCGTATTGAGACGGCATGA